In Pelodiscus sinensis isolate JC-2024 unplaced genomic scaffold, ASM4963464v1 ctg34, whole genome shotgun sequence, the genomic stretch gtcccctggggtgggaggctggggtgggggatgggagaggtcTCTGCCcccggtgctggggtgggggaggggagaggtctcTGTTCcctgaggtgggggggctggggtgggggaagggataggtCTCTGCcccctgggatggggtgggggaggggagaggtctcTGCcccctgggatggggtgggggaggggagaggtctcTGCTCactgaggtggggggctggggagcaggagggggagaattgGGAGCTTTGGGCATGGGGCCGGGGGGCTCTGTgtctcacttccccctccccctgccccccagacaaaGCCAGGCTCCAGGTGACCCCGGTGGGAGGCGCGGTGCCGGCGGGGGGGCGGGTTTCCCTGCGCTGCCTCTGCCAGGTGCCCTGCGCCCGGCTCTTCCTCTACCGGGGCGCAGGCCCCATCCCGGTGCGGCGCGCCGAGGCGCAGGGCCAGGCGGCCGAGTTCCCCATCGCCCAGGCCGGCCCGAGCGACGCCGGCAGCTACCGCTGCAGGTACCTCAGCCGGCAGGGGCAGCCCCGGTGGTCCGAGAGCAGCGACCCCGTCCAGCTGGTCGTGGCAGGTGAGTCCCTGAAGGGACGGGGGGAGGCAGGTGACATGGGGCCCCTCTGTGAGAgccgagatgcagccagctctggggtggggcgcgggggcTTTCACCGCATGGAGCAGCCCCCAAgtgtttgggacaggaagtgaggGAGCCTCCAGTGGACAGTGCAGAGGGCTGGTGTTTAGGGCCGGGGGGAGCTGGGTTTCGCACACCGTGAGACACAGACAGCAGGGCCCGGGGTGCCCCATGTGACGGGGGGGAATTAAGCgtcgggaggcaaagggggcccaCAGGCTGAGAAGCCAGGTGGGGGTTTTCCTGCACCACTTGACTAGGGGAAAACCACCGAGAAAAACTTACACTGGGGGTTGGCCAGGACGTTGGGGTTCCCCACCCACAGGGGGTCTGCACCgggcgctggcagggcagggagatggCACCCGAGACAGCATCGGGGTAGGAGCTGGACAAACCAGGCTGGGGGAGTTTCTGGGGCTGCCTTGAAACCCCCCCCCTCTTTATACAGTCTCCAGCCTGAATTCcagccctcctgcaccctccagaGGCCCCAGCCCCACTTCACCAGCACCCCTGgcgcacagccacagccctctgCCGGGTAAGTggtgtgggaaactgaggcacgaggctGAGTTCCGATTTCAGTGCCCCAGGATCAATCTGGAGTCACCCCTGGGTCAGACAGGAATCCCTCACCCAGTACTGGGCATGCGGGGACCCCTCCCCTGGTGCTGAGTCTCACAGCTCCTCTGGGGTGAGGGGCGGGAGCTGGGTATTTGGGGACCCCTCCCCCGACACTTTGTCACAGCTTCtctggggtgaggggcggggctgttTTAACACCACAGATCAGCACCCCAAGAGTTTGGGACAGGAATTGACAGTCCAGTTGGAATCACAGGGAGTACATACTAAATAGGGAGGTCAAATaggacctccccccctccccgctggggATTGGCCAGGAGGGCGGGGTTCCTACCCCCCATCTCGGTCAGGGGTCTGGCAGGGGCACTGGCAAAGCTGGGaagtgggggtaggggagtggcCGGAAAACCGAGCTGGGAGTTTTCTGGCATCACATttaaaccctcccctccccttcataCAGGTGTCAGCCCGGATTCGAGCCCCAGACCCCACACTggaggcagccccacctccccagccgcCCCCATGCACAGCGACAGCCCTCTGCCGGGTAAGtgatgtggggaaactgaggcgcgggGCTGGGTTCAGATCTCAACTCCTCCAGGGCCAATCCGGAGTCACTCTGATTGCAATGGGGGCAGAGTGAGGTCTGATCTTAACTCACACATCCCCTTCCTGTCTCTAGCAGCCCCGGCCACGCCCCGGCACCCGGATTTCACCCAGGGCAACCTCGTCCGTCTGGGCCTCGGCGCCGGAGTCCTGCTGGCCCTGGCGCTGGGGCTGGCCACGTCCTGCTgtagctgggagagaggaggacccCACTTGCCTCacgcccctcgcccccggcctcccccggatGCGCCTCGCTCCCACCCCGTGGCCCCGGCACGACCGCAGCCGTCCGTGGAGCGCTACAAAAGGGGTCGCGGCAAGCGGGCGACAGCAACGGCCCACGAGACTGAGCCATGCAGGGCCAGGCCTGCTGGAAAACAGGAGCCCCCTCCAGAGGCACACGGGCGGGGTCTAAATGACCACCCTAGGGACCGACTTTCCTTTTTCGGGGTGCATGCCCCACCCCCGCTCAGAGGCCCCGCCCATGCTCCGCCCCTTTCCCCAAGACCCCGCCCTCGCtctgcctctccccgccccctcctcccagcacctcctgcctgctgccaAACGGCTGACTGGGAGGTGGGTACCGAGTGGCCACTATTTTTCCCCACGCAAGGGAGAGAGCTTGGAGTCATTGGGGCTTGTTCTCAGAAAACACCCACCCCGGGTGCAGCGGCCGTCAGGAAAGCAAACGGACCATTGGGACGCCTTAGGAAAGGAACAGAGAACAAGGCAGAACAGAGCTTAATGCTGCAGTCGCCCAGTGTTTCTCACCCCGTGGTACGAGCACCTTCAGGGGTCCCCGAGAGACGTCAACACCACTGACTTTTGGAGAAAGCTGACTGTTTGTTGTAAGTttcacagcgctttattctttttgtacgttttacaccccaaaatgtcatcgcccgcccggctacaattaagttgtttaaacaaaatgtgttgCCACGGTAGGAAAAACATGGtggctgaaaactgtaggtactgggaggggggtgcttaattttggttgttgtttttgaACAAGGGGTACGTTATAACAAAAggtggagaaacactgctgtatacATCCCTGGGTCGCCCCTACTGGGAATACTGGGTGCAGATCTGGTCACTCCATCGCTCAAAAAAACCGACACAAAACCACAAAAACTCACGTTGGAAAAGAGAAAGGTGCAGGGACGGGAAACTCAAAGGGTGGGAGGTTTGGAACAGCTGATGTGTGGGCCCGTTTCACGTGGAGCATCCTGGGGCACCCTCTGTGAAGCCGGGGTGCTAGAGGGTCTCAACACCCCAGTGGTCAGCGTTGAATCCAGGGCAGCAAACCAGTGGGGAGGAGAATATGATGGGGGTGGTCTACAATCCTGCCTactatggagaaagtgaatgaggaagtgttatttacccccttCTCAAAAACACAAGAACCAAGGATCATCCACTGCCATTAACAGGCAGAAGGGTTAAAACAAACAGATGGAAATAGTGCCTCAAtcaatacacagtcaacctgtggaactccttgccaggggaaaTTGTGAAGGCCAAGTTTATGAACAGGACACAAACAAGAACTAGAGAAGCTCCTGGAGGactggtccatcagtggctgttagcaaTGTTCCCaagcttttccatccacatgtggaataagttttgttaCGTGCACCGAAGCATGTGGGAAAGTGCACCACCacaagaaacacaaaacctagcggTGGGCACTAGCGGTTGGATCGCGCCTGCACAAGTGTGTATCTTCCAGGATGTGATGACGTGGGGCCCGTGCTCGCTCTGTTcgcttttttttttatgttgcatgtgatttctgcaGCAACCCcatgtgtgtgtgcctcagtttccctgggcactgcaccaatagCGAGAGGGTGATGGGACAGTCTCCCGCCTGTGCGCAACGGCTGATACTCTCTGTCACGTGAGCCTGGACGGTGGCGGAGGGGGAGGGTGACCACGTGACATCTTTCGCCCAGgaagctgggaggtggggctggctgcaggggagatgGGCTGCTGGGTGCATGAGTGAGTCTGGCTGgcgtggggtgcagagatggggggcagggccgtggctctgggcccccttctccccaagcTGGATGGGtctggctgctcctgctcccagtgctgacaagtctgttctacgctgtgTCCCTAAACCTTCCGCCCTACCAGCCGCCTGAGAATCCCCTCTAGCTGCAGCAGGGGCCTGACGCACGGCCGTGTGCTGGGGGTCCTGGGCATGGACACGGGTGGGGGAGAATCCCTCGCTCATTGCCCTGTTCGGCTCATCCCCTTTCAAGccgcccagctgctcccagaccccaggaccgggggaggggggcgctggcccACTCCCACGCCAGCGTGGCTGCGCCTGTTGTGACCCTGGCCACGGGGGCGGGGGCCGTGGGACGTCGCGTTGGGGGAGAACGCCCGTCAGGCTGGGGCCCTGCGCCGGCGGGTGCGCAACGTTGGCTCTCCCGCGACCGGCCTGCCGGGGGCTGCGCGTcgcctgctccagctcctccctcctGCGGCGGCCGCGGCGGGGACAGCCGCCCGCGCGTTTCCGGGGCGGTTTGGGGTGCGAGCAGCGGGGCCCTGAGGGCCTCCCCTGAACTGGCGCCCGCTGCGGGAACCCGGCCGCAGGGATCATgccggggggcaccggcaggaggGGCTCTAGGAGCGGCTGCTGCCAACCTGCGGGCTGGCCTCGCTCGGAGGTGATGGCTCGAGGGGCTGCCAGGCTGCTGAAGCCAGCGGGACCAAGGTAGTCATCCTGCGGGGGAGATTCCACCCTGCGAGGGAACGTCCGGCGGCAGGCTCAGCATTGAGAAAACGGGCTTCGGCTGGGACATGGCGGGCGACCTTCACCGTAGGCTACAGCCCTGTGGAGGGATTGAGAGGGGCCCGCACCCCTTCCCAGCCGGCTCTTCTAGGAGAAAATTGGAGAATCTTGGCGGCtgaagggctgggagcagaggtgcCTGGATCTGACACGAGGGGGGTGTCAGGCCtggtccccactctggcactccgccTGCAGAAAGTGGGGGCTTGCAAGAGAGCTTCTAAAGCAGGGCTTCCCGGCCTATGgctcgggacccaaatatgggtcaccatgacatttcaaaagggtcgccaggagTCTCTCCAGgcggctctgcccctcctcctgcccccgttTTCGAATTGCGctggtcaccaagtcttcctgaatcgTCAAAATGGGTCTgcatctggaaaaggctgggaactTGCCTCTCCCGGCGctggttacaaaaactccccttcccccccgaatCAGAGTACACAGTTTGGGGAATCGCtgtcaccatcaagtgctttttcgCTACAAACCAGGGGTGAGCCCTTGAAATCACCCCCCACGggaccccaagctcttttcccccaaaagagtttgaaaaagaaaagagaaaaagcagCTGCAGCCGCTGGTAGCTGACCCCTGGGTCAGAGACCTGCAGATACACGGCCAGCCCTCCCAGGACACAAGACCCAAATCCTCACCTTAAAAGAAGCTTTTTATTACAAAGCAAAAGATACAGGTGATAAAGCAGCCTTGGTTGCTGGCTGTTACAGAGCAACCAAGGAAAAGGACtgaaaaaacccagaaaagtCTCGGCAcaatgctgagggggaggggagacgtgGACGCACACAGAGCAGTGCaaatcaaaccacaaaataaagaacattTAGCGTCAACGCGCCTGGACTCTCAAGTCCCTGCAACTCTTCTCATTGTCTCTCCGAAGTCCTCGGAGGCACGGTAGCCCTGCCTGGGTTTAAGTCGTTCTGTCGCTCAgctcctggtttctctctcccacacaaaggaagcaggcagggaaccGCCAGCCAATTCCAATTTCAACCCTCTCGCGCCCGTAGGCCGACACCTCTGCTAACGACccgagtttaaccccttagtggCCGGGTGCTGGTCAGCGCTCCTCCTGTCCACGAGGGGGCGCTAGACCAGACTCCGTCCATGGGGCTCTACTGGCCACAGGACActttccttctgcaccccaccggGAGCAACCGCAGCGTGGGGCTGGCggctgcatgggggtggggggatggcaGAGGCCATGGGCGGCAACcgcaggggagtggggtctagacACGTGGGTTGTATCCTCCACAAGCTCCTTCCCCCcttcactgcctcagtttccccctctggagCTTGGGGCTACCAATGCTAGCCCAGCTTTGAGGTCTAGGGGCAGAAGGGCCCATTATGGCAATACACCCGCCCGCTGATGTGGGGCGTCCTCTCCAGCTCCCCCCGCATGCGACCTCTTTGAATCCTCCACAAACCGCCCCACTGCGTCACAGGGGGTTACTGCACACGCGGCCCCCGCACCCGGCCCACGGGGTGGGGACGTCTGGTCGCCATGGTGGCTGTGGAGCTGTCGAGGGCTCTGGCTCATCCTTCCCTCACCGAATCCGCCAGCGTTTGGCATTTCCACGCTGCCGAGCAGGTTCCCATCCAACGCCGACGACGGGTCTCTGGCTGCCTCCCCGGCCTGCCGGGACGGGGCTGTGTTGGCAGGGAAGCCAAGGTGGCCGCGGAGCCTGCGCATGCAGCGAGCCACCTTACTTCTGGGCCGTTTcaccagccacagccacagccccaaccccagccccagccccaccaacACGACCACTGCCCCCACTGTCATGGGGCCGGTCCAAGATCCCGGCTCTGCAAGAAACCACAGGAATTGCCGGGTCAGTGGGGGAGCTGGACAACCCCACAAGAAAATTCCCAACCTCTCCACCACTGGCTGCTCTCAGCTGGCCCCCACTCCAGGGAGGAGAGGGCAGAACGGAGCAAGCCGCAGTGGGCAGAAGGCAtttgggggaagagctggggtgggAAGATGTGACGTGGGGGGCGGGCCCTTAGGGaaaagtggggggtggggcacccACTGGCAAACCCCCAAATCAGCCCCTAACTTCATACGTGGCAACTCGCCGTGTGAACGGCCCCAGTCACGAGTGGGCGCGTCTACACGGGCCCCTCGGGAAACTCATCCGGATGGATTTGAAAGCGGGTCGGGGACGCTGCCTGGAACCGCCGGGGGGACGCTCCCCTCCGCGGCCCTGATTCGAGGTAGCTGGGTTCGCTCGGGAAGGCAATTGCGCTAAATTCCCATCAGGCCCCTTCACTGCGAACGTCCACACCGGGAGCAGGCGGGAGGATGTCAAGGGGGCGGATGCGGTTCAATGAATCCACTTGAAGTTCGGGGCCCATCTACTCTGCCAAAGGAAGTCGACCTGAGTCACATCAGATTCCAGCCAGGTCCTCCTGCGTGTCCACACTGCTCCTGGTGTCGGGTGCTGGCCCCATTTCATAGCCccacagaatcccagggccggAAGAgactcaggaggcatcgagtccagccccccactaaAAGCAGGGCCCGAGCTGAACGCTCCGCATGGCTCCCTCTGCAGACGGGGATCTCGCCCAGCTACCCCCTGCCCTGCGGGGACCCTGGTGCACAGAGACCCGCGTGTTCCTCACTGCCCGGCCCAGCCACTCACCCCCGGCTGCCGTCCCGTCGCGGCGATCGTTCCCGGCCCCGGCCGACCGGCCAGGTTGGAGCTGAGTTTGGCTCAGGCTCTGCAATGAGACAACGCAGAGGCAGGTGCAGTGAGTGGACACAGGGCTCCAGGAGATCACATCCCAGGAatccccccctccaggcccctaaGACCTGCCCCCCAATGCTGCTGGGCAGAGTCAGAGCAAGGCCAGGCGGAGCGGCACCAGCCCTGGCAGGGGCATCTTCCAATCTGCTCTTAACAATTCCCCCTGGCAAGGATTCCCACAGCTCCCTTGGGAGCCTGAGTCTGGCTGGGTGCCAGTCAGGGAGGGTGCCAGGCTAgggggtgccaggcagggagGGTGCTAGGCAAGgtgggagcaaggctgggtgCCAGGCTAGGGGGTGCCAGGCCAGGTGCCAGGCAGGGAGGGTGCGAAGCAAGgtgggagcaaggctgggtgCCAGGCAGGGAGGGTGCTAGGCTAGGGGGTGTCAGGCCAGGTGCCAGGCAGGGAGGGTGCGAAGCAAGGTGGAAGCAAGGCTGGGTGGTTTTTgagggcaggcccagggctggagctgtggccagggctgcgagctggctgcccggctgctcccagggcggggccgtggggcaaGAGTGGGGACAGACGCACTGCAGCCCCGGCTCCTGCTCCGGCAGCCGCCACACAGTCCcgccctggagcagcctggcagccaccaTGCGGCCCTGGCCACAGCTGCAGCCCCGGGGAAGGCCTCTCGCAGCCGCATGGAATAACGGAGGGGCTGAACCTTTACCAAGGCTCTGTAGAAGTGGGCTGCGCCCAGGAACGCCCCTGATGCTCTTTGTCTATTTGTGTTCGTCTCTCAGCCGCCACAGGGACCCTCGTGGGGTTTTAAGTTCCTGTCCCCAAAAGTCCATGGTTAAAATGAGTGTTGTCAAACGAAGTCGCACAGAGAACAGGGTGTTAGCCTCTTACTCTCAGGCTTCATCTGCGGAACAGGATCAAGTCATTAAAGCCctactgtgtgtgtgtccacactgctccCGGTGTCGGGCGCTGGCCCCATTTCATAGcaccacagaatcccagggctggaagagactcaggaggcatcgagtccaggcccctgctctaggcaggaccaatcccaactaaatcaacccagccagggctttgccaaactgagacttaaacacctctagggatggagattccaccccttccctagggaacccatcccagggcttccccaccctcctagggaaagagtttttcctaatatccaacctagatctccccacagtaacttgagaccattgctccttgttctgccatctgtcactactgagaacagcctctctccatcctctctggaacctcccttcaggaagttgcaggctgctctcaaatcccccctcactcctctcttctgc encodes the following:
- the LOC102453256 gene encoding uncharacterized protein LOC102453256 isoform X2, whose amino-acid sequence is MGLALTLLLVCGALRLGHQTAAAAHKARLQVTPVGGAVPAGGRVSLRCLCQVPCARLFLYRGAGPIPVRRAEAQGQAAEFPIAQAGPSDAGSYRCRYLSRQGQPRWSESSDPVQLVVAVSSLNSSPPAPSRGPSPTSPAPLAHSHSPLPGVSPDSSPRPHTGGSPTSPAAPMHSDSPLPAPATPRHPDFTQGNLVRLGLGAGVLLALALGLATSCCSWERGGPHLPHAPRPRPPPDAPRSHPVAPARPQPSVERYKRGRGKRATATAHETEPCRARPAGKQEPPPEAHGRGLNDHPRDRLSFFGVHAPPPLRGPAHAPPLSPRPRPRSASPRPLLPAPPACCQTADWEVGTEWPLFFPTQGRELGVIGACSQKTPTPGAAAVRKANGPLGRLRKGTENKAEQSLMLQSPSVSHPVVRAPSGVPERRQHH
- the LOC102453256 gene encoding uncharacterized protein LOC102453256 isoform X1 — protein: MGLALTLLLVCGALRLGHQTAAAAHKARLQVTPVGGAVPAGGRVSLRCLCQVPCARLFLYRGAGPIPVRRAEAQGQAAEFPIAQAGPSDAGSYRCRYLSRQGQPRWSESSDPVQLVVAVSSLNSSPPAPSRGPSPTSPAPLAHSHSPLPGVSPDSSPRPHTGGSPTSPAAPMHSDSPLPAAPATPRHPDFTQGNLVRLGLGAGVLLALALGLATSCCSWERGGPHLPHAPRPRPPPDAPRSHPVAPARPQPSVERYKRGRGKRATATAHETEPCRARPAGKQEPPPEAHGRGLNDHPRDRLSFFGVHAPPPLRGPAHAPPLSPRPRPRSASPRPLLPAPPACCQTADWEVGTEWPLFFPTQGRELGVIGACSQKTPTPGAAAVRKANGPLGRLRKGTENKAEQSLMLQSPSVSHPVVRAPSGVPERRQHH
- the LOC142823781 gene encoding uncharacterized protein LOC142823781 isoform X1 — its product is MARARRQDNFSPSLARIACKIGFFLLCVGGAGSDLGPSPCQNFISISVPEGGNAHLRLSVPDRFIEMLWSHEAAEQWSTIGTILPGQSKLYNSFLARHVSVSPGWFNVTNATKNITGCFKLEYETTDHECLAFILVNVTEPVPTSARPGRTLPGSIATTGRQPGSLSQTQLQPGRSAGAGNDRRDGTAAGEPGSWTGPMTVGAVVVLVGLGLGLGLWLWLVKRPRSKVARCMRRLRGHLGFPANTAPSRQAGEAARDPSSALDGNLLGSVEMPNAGGFGEGRMSQSPRQLHSHHGDQTSPPRGPGAGAACAVTPCDAVGRFVEDSKRSHAGGAGEDAPHQRAGVLP